One region of Vitis vinifera cultivar Pinot Noir 40024 chromosome 1, ASM3070453v1 genomic DNA includes:
- the LOC100242809 gene encoding agamous-like MADS-box protein AGL62 yields the protein MATVRKSKGRQRIEIAKIKNESNLQVTFSKRRAGLFKKASELCTLCGAETAIIIFSPGKKIYSFGHPCIESIIDRFLARNPFLNAGALQLFQAHRSANINELNMELTEVLKEVEAEKKRGEALDKTTKAFQRQCWWAAPVEELNLEQLQMLKVSLEMLRKKVERQADKLIIEASEPPAFSAPYSVGAIPPYEPQTAGFDPQGSTFGFDGHFF from the coding sequence ATGGCTACTGTAAGGAAAAGTAAGGGCCGCCAGAGGATTGAGATCGCTAAAATAAAGAATGAGAGTAACTTACAGGTTACTTTCTCCAAACGTCGGGCTGGCCTTTTTAAGAAGGCTAGCGAGTTGTGCACTCTTTGCGGTGCTGAAACAGCCATCATAATCTTCTCGCCAGGGAAAAAGATATATTCATTTGGTCACCCTTGTATTGAATCAATCATTGATAGGTTCCTGGCGCGAAACCCTTTTCTAAATGCTGGTGCACTGCAGCTCTTCCAGGCTCACCGTAGTGCTAATATCAACGAGCTTAATATGGAGCTAACTGAGGTTCTGAAGGAAGTTGAGGCTGAGAAGAAACGTGGTGAAGCACTTGACAAGACGACGAAAGCTTTCCAGAGACAGTGCTGGTGGGCAGCTCCAGTTGAGGAGCTTAACTTGGAGCAGCTTCAGATGCTAAAGGTGTCATTGGAGATGCTGAGGAAGAAAGTTGAAAGGCAAGCTGATAAGCTTATCATTGAGGCATCAGAACCCCCTGCTTTTTCTGCTCCATATTCAGTTGGAGCAATCCCTCCATATGAACCACAGACGGCTGGATTTGATCCTCAAGGCTCTACCTTTGGTTTTGATGgtcatttcttttga